A stretch of the Campylobacter sp. 19-13652 genome encodes the following:
- a CDS encoding glycosyltransferase yields MKSVFFIDTGLEFGGGSKSLIALISELRKWGAVRLLAYFENDYKTPENRQISDVLTELGVEFIRFKPKPKLNKFKKEILRLVNKQAVQKAQYELDFKFALSLLREISPDAVHLNNHFSTNLAYLSAANVLDIPVIQHLRKNATIEPFKLEILGGLKFMPICVSNATYEFYNAQIKIPKCVIYNPAILAQDTKSNQDTTATKECANSGKITLLMAANYLELKGHELVFEAFLECKRDDLLLLLAGSGKLSPSAEAKLSKLKELGVARELGFVSDMSEAYKAADYLLGFSSDEGLPRVVIEALSCGLGVVFSDIAVAREIRALCTNKDKFHLCKRTSQALSELLSTLKPLIKSPDKGVIEAFSLRTYKDGVVRVYKDLGLA; encoded by the coding sequence ATGAAAAGTGTGTTTTTTATAGATACTGGACTTGAGTTCGGCGGTGGGAGCAAAAGCCTAATTGCGCTAATTTCAGAATTAAGAAAATGGGGGGCGGTACGACTGCTTGCATACTTTGAAAATGACTACAAAACCCCAGAAAATAGGCAAATAAGTGATGTTTTAACTGAGCTTGGAGTGGAGTTTATACGCTTTAAACCAAAGCCAAAACTTAATAAATTTAAAAAAGAGATTTTGCGCCTTGTTAACAAACAAGCGGTGCAAAAAGCGCAATATGAGCTTGATTTTAAATTTGCGCTCTCGCTTTTGCGTGAAATCTCTCCAGATGCGGTGCATTTAAACAATCACTTTAGCACAAACCTAGCCTACCTTAGTGCCGCAAATGTGCTAGATATACCAGTAATTCAGCACTTGCGCAAAAACGCTACCATTGAGCCGTTTAAGCTTGAGATTTTGGGTGGGCTTAAATTTATGCCTATTTGCGTTTCAAATGCGACTTATGAGTTTTACAACGCACAGATAAAAATACCAAAATGCGTCATCTATAACCCAGCAATATTAGCCCAAGACACAAAATCTAACCAAGACACCACAGCCACAAAAGAGTGTGCAAATAGCGGCAAAATCACGCTTTTAATGGCGGCAAACTATCTCGAGCTAAAGGGACACGAGCTGGTTTTTGAGGCATTTTTGGAATGCAAAAGAGACGATTTACTCCTGCTTTTAGCCGGCAGTGGAAAACTAAGCCCTAGCGCAGAAGCAAAGCTTAGTAAGCTAAAAGAACTTGGCGTAGCGAGAGAGCTTGGCTTTGTGAGTGATATGAGCGAGGCTTACAAGGCGGCTGATTATCTGCTTGGATTTTCTAGCGATGAGGGGCTGCCTAGGGTAGTGATTGAGGCGCTCTCTTGTGGACTTGGTGTAGTGTTTTCAGACATTGCAGTGGCTCGTGAGATACGTGCACTTTGCACAAATAAGGATAAATTTCATCTATGTAAAAGAACTTCGCAAGCCTTAAGTGAGCTTTTAAGCACCCTAAAGCCACTTATAAAATCACCAGATAAGGGTGTCATAGAGGCTTTTAGCCTACGTACGTATAAAGATGGGGTTGTTAGAGTTTATAAGGATTTGGGACTGGCTTAG
- a CDS encoding glycosyltransferase family 9 protein: MNIREKLIKLLIKNHKVKKLDGKIPQSVKTICCLSNTAIGDTLFNTPVWYALKHARPDIKIIAILNPANAMLFKDDPNIDEIVLYNGRWKGFINAARKLRKMQIDAVFILHSNEPQATPLAVLSGAKYIIKLVKNEFNHWHSAHQPLKPTQRYIVYNKLAYLNFLGISSDDVKMHLYLSKKEYENAAQLLDKKPGQKLVGLQMGASTISRQWFLSRWIELARLLLEHKNVKIVLTGSPKERILTEPLERELAKQGAQDRVLNAAGRLDIRSAAALIGSLDLLITPDTGPLHIAAALDTPTIGLFVAGEPKSTNPPLNPDIHPYVQKPRTCTPCIGKSCKYAECMLQISAAEVYEKAVKFI; the protein is encoded by the coding sequence GTGAATATAAGAGAAAAACTAATAAAACTTTTAATCAAAAATCACAAGGTAAAAAAGCTAGACGGCAAAATACCCCAAAGCGTAAAAACCATCTGCTGCCTTAGCAATACAGCAATCGGTGATACGCTTTTTAACACACCTGTTTGGTATGCGCTAAAGCACGCTCGCCCCGATATAAAAATCATAGCCATTTTAAATCCAGCAAATGCTATGCTTTTTAAAGATGACCCAAATATCGATGAAATCGTGCTTTACAACGGACGCTGGAAAGGCTTTATAAACGCAGCACGAAAGCTAAGAAAAATGCAAATAGATGCTGTTTTTATCCTGCACTCAAACGAGCCACAAGCCACTCCATTAGCCGTATTAAGTGGCGCAAAATACATAATAAAGCTAGTAAAAAATGAATTTAACCACTGGCACAGCGCACACCAGCCGCTAAAGCCCACTCAACGCTACATAGTCTATAACAAGCTGGCTTATTTAAATTTTTTAGGCATTAGCTCTGATGATGTAAAAATGCACCTTTATTTAAGTAAAAAAGAGTATGAAAATGCGGCACAGCTTTTAGACAAAAAGCCAGGGCAAAAGCTAGTAGGGTTGCAAATGGGGGCTAGCACGATATCAAGGCAGTGGTTTTTAAGCCGCTGGATAGAGCTAGCTAGGCTGCTTTTAGAGCATAAAAATGTAAAAATAGTCCTAACAGGGAGCCCAAAAGAACGCATTCTCACTGAGCCATTAGAGCGTGAACTAGCAAAGCAAGGCGCACAAGATAGAGTATTAAACGCAGCTGGCAGGCTTGATATTCGCTCAGCTGCTGCGCTAATAGGAAGCCTTGATCTTTTAATCACGCCTGATACTGGTCCTTTGCATATTGCGGCGGCTCTTGATACGCCGACAATTGGGCTTTTTGTGGCTGGTGAACCAAAAAGCACAAACCCACCGCTAAATCCGGACATCCACCCCTACGTGCAAAAGCCAAGAACCTGCACTCCTTGCATAGGAAAATCCTGTAAATACGCAGAGTGTATGCTGCAAATTAGCGCGGCAGAGGTATATGAGAAGGCGGTTAAATTTATATGA
- a CDS encoding glycosyltransferase family 4 protein, with protein sequence MIKVLELESSLGFGGQEHRTERVINELAKSGEFEFYYGLNDGAKSLEKPVKCEFVKFNLKRSYNVLEIFCIARFVRKNGINLIATHSGKDGIIGTIVGLITRTPVVRTRHLQTPISNPLSYNLSTHVVAVSSATKSALVQKGVRADKISVIHTGVDTQKYSPNFTHDIKAELGLKSDCVAIGCVAVLREAKRVSMLVSVFATLAKTNPNTALIIAGDGPQMPNLKPLAQKIGNVYMLGNRDDVASWLGSLDIFVLPSRMEALGTALLEAASCGVACVGARVGGIPEAIKEGESGLLFDDEKGLETALKRLCDDEKLRKNMGEFGREYVKEGFSIEAMANKTAELYKGLKK encoded by the coding sequence ATGATAAAAGTGCTAGAACTTGAAAGCAGTCTTGGCTTTGGAGGGCAAGAACACCGCACCGAGCGCGTGATAAACGAGCTTGCAAAAAGCGGGGAGTTTGAGTTTTATTACGGGCTAAATGACGGCGCAAAGAGCCTTGAAAAGCCGGTAAAGTGTGAGTTTGTTAAATTTAATCTAAAGCGCAGTTATAACGTTTTAGAAATCTTTTGCATAGCGCGTTTTGTGCGCAAAAATGGCATAAATTTAATAGCCACGCACTCAGGCAAAGACGGCATAATAGGCACTATTGTGGGGCTCATTACCCGCACGCCAGTCGTGCGCACTCGCCATCTGCAAACCCCCATCTCAAACCCTCTAAGCTATAACCTAAGCACCCACGTCGTAGCCGTTAGTAGTGCAACAAAGAGCGCACTTGTGCAAAAAGGCGTAAGGGCGGATAAGATTAGCGTCATTCACACCGGCGTTGACACGCAAAAATATTCGCCAAATTTCACGCACGACATAAAAGCGGAGCTTGGCTTAAAAAGCGACTGCGTGGCCATAGGCTGCGTGGCGGTATTACGAGAAGCAAAACGTGTGAGTATGCTAGTAAGCGTCTTTGCTACATTAGCAAAAACAAACCCAAACACCGCCCTAATCATAGCCGGAGATGGCCCACAAATGCCAAATTTAAAGCCGCTAGCCCAAAAAATAGGCAACGTCTATATGCTTGGAAACAGGGACGACGTGGCAAGCTGGCTGGGAAGCCTTGATATATTTGTGCTGCCCTCTCGTATGGAGGCGCTTGGCACTGCGCTACTTGAGGCTGCAAGCTGCGGTGTAGCCTGCGTGGGAGCGAGAGTGGGCGGCATACCAGAGGCGATAAAAGAGGGCGAGAGTGGACTGCTTTTTGACGATGAAAAGGGGCTTGAAACGGCGCTAAAGAGGCTTTGCGATGATGAGAAACTTCGCAAAAATATGGGCGAGTTTGGCAGAGAGTACGTAAAAGAGGGCTTTAGCATAGAAGCGATGGCTAATAAAACAGCCGAGCTTTATAAAGGGCTTAAAAAGTGA
- a CDS encoding glycosyltransferase family 9 protein produces MKILLIRNDNIGDLICSTPAIEALRKANPNAQIDIVVNSLNAPVMHKNPFVNNVLVYTKSKHVKGIFKKTLALFNKLKLLIKIRKEKYDAAVILRSGFSRHAGLWARAAGAKLCIGIKNSPSPVNHQIEIVKNIHERDICYALLAPLGAKDGGENSLLIPQNESDKFKDYVFFHAGSRLEKDQLSLEKAAAIAKGLAAEFKLIITAESAEFGKQVARLGGGEFLATKSLFELASYLNSARGFVVLDGGLMHAGAALRGGMLPLIVILGLANQIRWKPLGKNMQVLQPDSHVANDVSVDDVLKTARELFK; encoded by the coding sequence GTGAAAATTTTATTAATAAGAAATGACAATATCGGTGATCTAATCTGCTCCACCCCGGCCATCGAGGCGCTAAGAAAGGCAAACCCAAACGCCCAAATAGACATCGTGGTAAACTCGCTAAATGCGCCCGTAATGCATAAAAATCCATTTGTTAATAACGTGCTAGTTTACACAAAAAGCAAGCACGTAAAAGGCATCTTTAAAAAAACATTAGCACTTTTTAATAAGCTAAAACTGCTAATTAAAATAAGAAAAGAAAAATACGACGCTGCGGTGATACTTCGGTCTGGATTTTCTCGTCACGCTGGGCTTTGGGCTAGGGCGGCTGGGGCAAAGCTATGCATAGGCATAAAAAACTCGCCAAGCCCAGTAAATCATCAGATTGAAATTGTAAAAAACATTCACGAAAGAGACATCTGCTACGCCCTTTTAGCTCCTCTTGGGGCAAAAGATGGCGGAGAAAATAGCCTTTTAATCCCCCAAAACGAGAGCGATAAATTTAAAGATTACGTCTTTTTTCACGCCGGTTCTAGGCTAGAAAAAGACCAGCTAAGCCTAGAAAAAGCCGCCGCCATAGCAAAGGGCTTGGCGGCCGAGTTTAAGCTTATAATAACGGCAGAAAGCGCGGAGTTTGGCAAGCAGGTGGCTAGGCTTGGCGGTGGCGAGTTTTTGGCGACAAAGAGTCTTTTTGAGCTGGCTAGCTACCTAAATAGCGCAAGGGGATTTGTGGTGCTAGATGGTGGACTTATGCACGCTGGGGCGGCACTTCGTGGCGGTATGCTGCCGCTTATTGTGATACTTGGGCTTGCTAATCAAATTCGCTGGAAGCCGCTTGGTAAAAATATGCAAGTATTACAGCCCGATAGCCACGTGGCCAATGATGTTAGCGTAGATGATGTGTTAAAAACTGCTAGGGAGCTATTTAAATGA
- a CDS encoding glycosyltransferase family 4 protein, which produces MQKKIVFLRLNPNATGGAEHYLLRLKEALSQAKTASSIRRYSGKKWLSSWIKALIFNAQARRAKANDELYFSLERIDSADIYRAGDGVHKIYRQSKKLWWLNPLNFVYPYLEKRCFNNAKIIIANSNFIARQITEAYGISREKISVIYNGVKIPSAVDKMGSKKALCDELGLDSELPILLFVGSGFKRKGVSELLFISKALNELKFKHNLIIIGKDKRLKSYEKMANKLEVKAKFMGERKDVARFYEASEAFIFPTLYEPFSNVILEALSYGCISLSTTQNGASEILPKEWVLSADSLNDARLIIKALSENKAQEAQEIAAKYTIEKNALQTLSLINDVLKANMLK; this is translated from the coding sequence ATGCAGAAAAAAATAGTATTTTTAAGACTAAATCCAAACGCAACTGGTGGGGCGGAGCATTATTTATTGCGGCTAAAAGAGGCTCTATCTCAGGCTAAAACAGCCTCAAGCATTCGCAGATATAGCGGCAAAAAGTGGCTTTCAAGCTGGATAAAGGCTCTGATTTTTAATGCCCAAGCAAGGCGGGCAAAGGCAAATGATGAGCTATATTTTAGCCTTGAGCGCATTGATAGTGCGGATATTTACAGGGCAGGTGACGGGGTGCATAAAATTTATCGCCAAAGCAAAAAGCTGTGGTGGCTAAATCCCCTAAACTTCGTCTACCCCTACCTTGAAAAACGCTGCTTTAACAATGCTAAAATAATAATTGCAAACTCAAATTTCATCGCTCGCCAAATCACCGAGGCTTACGGCATAAGCAGGGAAAAAATAAGCGTAATTTATAACGGCGTAAAGATACCTAGTGCGGTGGATAAAATGGGCTCAAAAAAGGCTCTTTGCGATGAGCTGGGGCTAGATAGTGAATTGCCTATTTTGCTTTTTGTGGGAAGCGGCTTTAAACGAAAGGGTGTAAGCGAGTTACTTTTTATTTCAAAAGCCCTAAACGAGCTTAAATTTAAGCATAATTTAATAATAATCGGTAAGGATAAACGCTTAAAAAGCTATGAAAAAATGGCAAACAAGCTTGAGGTAAAGGCTAAATTTATGGGCGAGCGCAAAGATGTCGCACGCTTTTATGAGGCTTCTGAGGCGTTTATTTTTCCTACGCTTTATGAGCCGTTTAGTAATGTAATTTTAGAGGCTTTAAGCTATGGCTGCATAAGCCTAAGCACCACGCAAAATGGTGCCAGTGAAATACTACCTAAAGAGTGGGTGTTAAGCGCGGATAGCCTTAATGACGCTAGGTTAATAATTAAGGCTCTAAGCGAAAATAAAGCGCAAGAGGCGCAAGAAATAGCAGCAAAATACACAATAGAAAAAAACGCTTTACAAACTTTAAGCCTCATAAACGACGTGCTTAAGGCTAATATGTTAAAATAG
- the murC gene encoding UDP-N-acetylmuramate--L-alanine ligase, whose product MSKKVHFIGIGGIGISAIARFLKEKGYEISGSDIAQSSTTKELATSGIKVITPHDADCVAGADIVVYSAAIKPDNPELVRAKELGIATLSRKEALPMVLEGKRVFAVAGAHGKSTTSAMLSSLIEGSSIIGAISKQFGSNMRYEPSPNVIFEADESDSSFLNSNPYLAIVTNAEPEHMEHYDYDIERFYAAYRGFIERAQVRVINAEDEFLSTLKLDAIRLYPSVDITDVAMVVRDYEPYTSFNLKGLGRFEAYGMGWHIAIDASLAVLAALNEKPLPAVREALAKYRGIKKRFDILAASSNFVLIDDYAHHPTEIKATLKSVFEYARLVGITHVTAIFQPHRYTRLAANIEGFVECFNGVDSLVILPVYAAGETPVQIDLKDKFKEYHPIFTERVIRSESGVEFSDEFGVINRLNDGIVIGFGAGDISAMLRGDK is encoded by the coding sequence TTGAGTAAAAAAGTACATTTTATCGGCATTGGCGGCATTGGCATATCCGCTATTGCTAGATTTTTAAAAGAAAAAGGCTACGAGATAAGCGGCTCTGACATAGCCCAAAGTAGCACCACAAAAGAGCTAGCCACTAGCGGTATAAAAGTCATCACCCCGCACGACGCAGATTGCGTGGCTGGGGCGGATATAGTGGTGTATTCAGCAGCAATTAAGCCTGATAATCCTGAGCTAGTGCGTGCAAAAGAGCTAGGCATCGCCACCCTAAGCCGCAAAGAAGCCCTGCCTATGGTGCTTGAAGGCAAGCGAGTTTTTGCCGTAGCTGGAGCTCACGGTAAAAGCACCACCTCAGCTATGCTTTCAAGCCTGATTGAAGGCTCAAGCATAATAGGCGCGATTAGCAAGCAATTTGGCTCAAATATGCGCTACGAGCCCAGCCCAAACGTCATCTTTGAAGCAGACGAGAGTGATAGCAGTTTTTTAAACTCAAACCCCTACCTAGCTATCGTAACCAACGCCGAGCCTGAGCATATGGAGCATTATGATTACGACATAGAGCGGTTTTATGCGGCGTATCGGGGCTTTATCGAGCGTGCGCAGGTGCGAGTGATAAACGCTGAAGATGAGTTTTTAAGCACGCTAAAGCTTGATGCTATTCGCCTTTATCCTAGCGTGGATATTACCGATGTGGCGATGGTAGTGCGTGATTATGAGCCTTACACTAGCTTTAATCTCAAAGGACTTGGGCGATTTGAGGCGTATGGTATGGGCTGGCATATCGCCATTGACGCTAGCCTTGCGGTGCTAGCAGCCCTAAATGAAAAGCCCCTGCCTGCCGTGCGAGAGGCGCTTGCTAAATACCGCGGCATAAAAAAGCGATTTGATATTTTAGCGGCTAGTTCAAATTTTGTCTTAATCGATGATTACGCTCATCATCCAACAGAGATTAAAGCCACGCTTAAAAGCGTCTTTGAGTATGCTAGGCTTGTTGGCATTACACACGTTACGGCGATTTTTCAGCCGCACCGCTACACACGCTTAGCGGCTAATATTGAGGGCTTTGTAGAGTGCTTTAATGGCGTGGATAGCCTTGTTATCCTGCCTGTTTATGCCGCTGGAGAGACGCCTGTGCAAATTGATTTAAAGGATAAATTTAAAGAGTATCACCCTATCTTTACTGAGCGTGTGATTAGGAGCGAGAGTGGGGTGGAGTTTAGCGATGAGTTTGGCGTGATAAACCGCCTAAATGACGGCATAGTCATCGGCTTTGGCGCTGGAGATATTAGTGCTATGCTAAGGGGCGATAAATGA
- a CDS encoding endonuclease MutS2 — protein MKNELLGQLDLGEYLERFSSFLARQKELFIPGDSKIHFECILELSEHDFNPPNKIKALNDELMRLSKNGVLHVSEIYEFAKIISYFSYLKKLKFQGSLSRWLDKIILPEDMLQIASSFDKNGELKDEVDARLVDLRHALKLKGEEIATALRQIAYSKSLSSYLVDTQIHYINESETLLVRGGFNHVLKASIVARSSGGHFYVEPERIATLKREQSRLNDEKQMIIYEHAKAMSERMSKALAFLKFINGAFDIFDAYSARALMAKSLDLEFVLPKDNSRIVLKDFAHPALKNPKSISLDFSKKVLLITGVNAGGKSMLLKSIISAALMAKYLLPMRINARQSQIGAFKEFDAIIEDPQNVKNDISTFAGRMLHFSRLFSKRGLLIGIDEIELGTDFEEAASLYSVIIEQLIKNDVKIAITTHHKRLAMLLAKNDEVELVAALYDESTQRPKYEFLEGTIGKSYAFETAARYGIAQNLVAKAKELYGENKENLNELLTKTINLEADLKERIKRVQAKESKLDELISAQKEANESEFERTRAIVARLEREYNEAINEAKKAINLNNTKDKQRAINAANERKKSIAKPKQSLNQNEPIAVGDSVKYGLSKGVVLAINKKEATINSNGISLRVPLYALKKYHNNAQKPAPSVRLSVQKPKSASVSLDLHGLRVDEALEQLDKFISDALLAGFSEVSVFHGMGTGRLARAVSEFLKAHPSVESFSDAPANAGGYGAKIVRL, from the coding sequence GTGAAAAATGAGCTTTTAGGCCAGCTTGATTTAGGCGAGTATTTAGAGCGTTTTAGCTCGTTTTTGGCTAGGCAAAAGGAGCTTTTTATCCCTGGAGACAGCAAGATACACTTTGAGTGTATACTCGAGCTTTCAGAGCATGATTTTAATCCGCCAAATAAGATAAAAGCCCTAAATGATGAGCTAATGCGCCTTAGTAAAAATGGCGTACTTCATGTGAGTGAAATTTATGAATTTGCAAAAATTATCAGCTATTTTAGCTATCTAAAAAAGCTTAAATTCCAAGGCTCGCTCTCACGCTGGCTAGATAAGATTATCCTGCCTGAGGATATGCTACAAATCGCCTCTAGCTTTGATAAAAATGGCGAGCTAAAGGACGAGGTTGACGCTCGCCTTGTTGATTTGCGCCATGCGCTAAAATTAAAAGGCGAGGAAATCGCCACTGCGCTTCGTCAAATAGCCTACTCAAAGTCGCTTTCAAGCTACCTTGTCGATACGCAAATCCACTACATAAATGAAAGTGAAACCCTGCTCGTACGAGGCGGCTTTAACCACGTGCTAAAAGCAAGTATCGTCGCACGCAGTAGTGGCGGACATTTTTACGTCGAGCCTGAGCGTATTGCTACATTAAAGCGTGAACAAAGCAGGCTAAATGATGAAAAGCAGATGATAATTTATGAGCATGCAAAGGCTATGAGTGAGCGCATGAGTAAAGCTTTGGCTTTTCTTAAATTTATAAACGGCGCCTTTGATATTTTTGACGCTTATAGTGCACGTGCGTTAATGGCTAAATCCTTGGATTTGGAGTTTGTCCTGCCAAAGGATAATAGCCGCATAGTGCTAAAAGATTTCGCACATCCAGCACTTAAAAATCCAAAGAGCATAAGCCTTGATTTTAGCAAAAAGGTTCTGCTAATAACAGGCGTAAACGCAGGTGGAAAGTCCATGCTGCTTAAATCAATCATAAGCGCAGCCTTAATGGCAAAATATCTCCTGCCTATGCGAATTAACGCACGCCAGTCGCAAATAGGGGCTTTTAAGGAATTTGACGCGATTATTGAGGATCCACAAAATGTCAAAAACGATATCTCTACATTTGCCGGCAGGATGCTGCATTTTTCACGCCTTTTTAGCAAGCGAGGGCTGCTAATTGGCATTGATGAAATTGAGCTTGGCACTGATTTTGAGGAGGCCGCTAGCCTTTATAGCGTAATAATTGAGCAATTAATCAAAAATGATGTAAAAATAGCCATAACTACCCACCACAAGCGCCTTGCGATGCTGCTAGCCAAAAACGACGAGGTGGAGCTAGTCGCTGCACTTTATGATGAGAGCACTCAAAGACCTAAGTATGAGTTTTTAGAGGGTACGATAGGTAAAAGTTATGCCTTTGAAACTGCTGCAAGATATGGCATAGCGCAAAATTTAGTCGCTAAAGCAAAGGAGCTTTACGGCGAAAATAAGGAAAATTTAAACGAGCTTTTAACAAAAACGATAAATTTAGAAGCCGATTTAAAAGAGCGTATTAAAAGAGTGCAGGCTAAAGAGAGCAAGCTAGATGAGCTAATCTCTGCCCAAAAAGAGGCAAACGAGAGCGAATTTGAGCGTACCAGAGCGATTGTAGCAAGGCTAGAGCGAGAATATAATGAAGCTATAAACGAGGCAAAAAAGGCGATAAATTTAAACAATACCAAAGATAAACAAAGAGCCATAAATGCAGCGAATGAGCGCAAAAAATCGATTGCTAAACCAAAGCAAAGCCTAAATCAAAACGAGCCTATCGCAGTGGGCGATAGCGTAAAATATGGGCTATCAAAGGGCGTGGTGCTAGCTATAAATAAAAAAGAGGCGACGATAAATTCAAACGGCATAAGCCTAAGAGTGCCGCTTTATGCGCTTAAAAAATACCACAATAACGCCCAAAAGCCAGCCCCTAGCGTGAGACTTAGCGTACAAAAGCCAAAAAGTGCTAGCGTAAGCTTAGACCTACACGGACTTAGGGTAGATGAGGCGCTTGAACAGCTAGATAAGTTTATCTCTGATGCACTTTTGGCTGGATTTAGCGAAGTAAGCGTGTTTCACGGTATGGGCACAGGGCGGCTTGCGCGAGCTGTGAGCGAGTTTTTAAAGGCTCATCCAAGTGTAGAGAGCTTTAGCGATGCACCTGCAAATGCGGGTGGATATGGGGCAAAAATAGTCAGGCTTTAA
- a CDS encoding EAL domain-containing protein, whose protein sequence is MTSIIKSTSDITITLITAVFIYLAAMDGVIFYYKYTNALDPKAASTEAEVRFYLDNYKKELEDIIDSSSQISDKIVAYDQINDKFGEYLSKSAVSDVYLLKASDGGNMSVISSYDKSMIGEDASFPECGINTSSDILKLAKGGMYFYKQVLPENHVFVCAFEPVRGYMLGIKNTFNKSLKGFSDPDFKDWFVQNLSLTLIASIIGVLLSVSGYFWILNRYLKQQRSFEKTKKEDDEKIRISNTMLYLDDATGLLNRRALDRDLSNFKYPRIVIISIDDFNSMQEYYGDEICDTVLAKMAEVLKELAKEHKMNAYRIEYDKFCLMENTYIVSLDDYEELAQMIIDRFKGRIINIEKDDLKAEEIEVNTTIGMSLDDTHTLLKAYIALKYATKNRKDFACFFKGLSNPDEYIHQIKYSSMIKNAILNNTISHFYQPIFDANKELLRYELLVRLDDSNEPVPPMEFLLVARKIKRYEDLQRSMIEQLKADMLEKTGLSFSINLNIDDLFLQNISNDILSLAEIEGVGKRLFIELVLNDKISDMPRLLNFTNRLKSRGAHIVLDDFAGEYGMSLWDMALLKPEIIKISSVVTRNIDTELQSKDMLGSIIKFAHSSGIRVAVKHIHSKDVFEACKSLGADEYQGFYLGLASNGMQEKKYGLN, encoded by the coding sequence ATGACATCAATCATCAAAAGCACATCTGATATAACTATCACACTTATTACGGCGGTTTTTATATATCTTGCTGCTATGGACGGCGTTATATTTTATTACAAGTACACAAATGCCCTAGACCCAAAGGCCGCCAGCACAGAAGCTGAGGTACGCTTTTACCTTGATAATTACAAAAAAGAGCTAGAGGACATCATAGATAGTAGCTCTCAAATTAGCGATAAAATAGTGGCATATGATCAGATAAATGATAAATTTGGGGAGTATCTTAGTAAATCAGCAGTGAGCGATGTGTACTTATTAAAAGCAAGCGATGGCGGAAATATGAGCGTTATCTCAAGCTATGATAAGAGCATGATAGGAGAGGACGCGAGCTTTCCTGAATGCGGAATAAATACAAGCTCAGACATACTAAAGCTAGCCAAAGGTGGAATGTATTTTTACAAGCAAGTACTGCCTGAAAATCACGTTTTTGTCTGCGCTTTTGAGCCTGTTAGGGGCTATATGCTGGGTATTAAAAATACCTTTAACAAATCATTAAAAGGATTTAGTGACCCTGATTTTAAAGACTGGTTTGTACAAAATTTAAGCCTAACTCTAATAGCCTCAATAATCGGCGTACTTTTAAGCGTTAGCGGATATTTTTGGATATTAAATCGATACTTAAAGCAGCAAAGAAGCTTTGAAAAGACAAAAAAAGAGGACGATGAAAAGATAAGAATCTCAAACACCATGCTCTATCTTGACGATGCTACAGGGTTACTAAATCGTCGTGCGCTTGATAGGGATTTGTCAAATTTTAAATACCCACGCATAGTTATTATTAGCATTGATGATTTTAACAGTATGCAGGAATATTACGGCGATGAAATATGCGATACTGTGCTAGCAAAAATGGCTGAAGTGCTAAAAGAGCTTGCCAAAGAGCACAAAATGAATGCGTACCGCATAGAATATGATAAATTCTGCCTAATGGAAAATACCTACATAGTATCGCTTGATGATTATGAGGAGCTAGCGCAGATGATTATCGACCGCTTTAAAGGGCGCATAATAAATATAGAAAAAGACGACCTAAAAGCAGAGGAGATTGAGGTAAATACCACAATAGGCATGAGCTTAGATGACACGCATACTCTCTTAAAAGCTTACATAGCACTTAAATATGCGACCAAAAACCGCAAAGATTTCGCCTGCTTTTTTAAAGGGCTTAGCAACCCAGATGAGTACATACACCAGATAAAATATAGTAGCATGATTAAAAATGCTATCTTAAATAATACCATATCGCACTTTTATCAGCCTATTTTTGACGCAAACAAGGAGCTTTTGCGCTACGAGCTTTTAGTCAGGCTTGATGATAGCAATGAGCCTGTGCCGCCTATGGAGTTTTTACTAGTGGCTCGTAAAATAAAGCGATATGAGGATTTGCAGCGTTCGATGATAGAGCAGCTAAAGGCAGATATGCTAGAAAAAACTGGGCTTAGCTTTTCTATAAATTTAAACATAGACGACCTGTTTTTGCAAAATATATCAAATGATATTTTAAGCCTAGCAGAGATTGAAGGTGTAGGCAAAAGACTCTTTATAGAGCTAGTGCTAAATGATAAAATCTCCGATATGCCACGCCTTTTAAATTTTACAAACCGCCTAAAAAGCAGAGGAGCGCACATAGTTCTTGATGATTTTGCTGGAGAGTATGGCATGTCTCTTTGGGATATGGCGCTTTTAAAGCCAGAAATCATAAAAATCTCTAGCGTGGTAACTAGAAATATTGATACCGAATTACAAAGCAAGGATATGCTAGGAAGCATAATCAAATTCGCCCACTCAAGCGGTATCCGCGTCGCAGTAAAACACATACACTCAAAAGATGTCTTTGAGGCTTGCAAAAGCCTTGGCGCAGACGAGTATCAGGGCTTTTACCTAGGGCTTGCCTCAAATGGTATGCAGGAGAAAAAATATGGACTTAATTAA